The proteins below are encoded in one region of Leptotrichia sp. oral taxon 218:
- a CDS encoding L,D-transpeptidase family protein, translating to MKNNFKKVLKKKIKKKNRSKKIKIGIFALLNTFFGMTSIASQNINLPKEFTQDAAASGYENETFNYDFNNDGTDEKVVVSYKDENNFLDAVVSIYTNQNGKDLLTYQITFDKAINILNLDEMSKMLDKVKEYYGEYSKNIAPNETRYIMIYDDNRNSEISFDKLKFDKHSPKDLDNFLFIKSSSNMLDAPNGNKITTLSYSEKPKLLFEMTSTANPQKLYYTEFTKKGSTNVNHIKESKSKVKPETFKGFIVDTGNNVIKRGFYWDKVLTKIENVNKFIQDAIDSGENINIITEYAPLTHDVPSKKDKFGNKNNQSIVAYTSPDKKGEIINIPDQSLFRILGEEKGMIKIQTPFYGGPYYIPKNENNYKKVENINGAVNKFIAIDPSSQAEMLFERDPQTNKFKVVSYSFVTTGKDGSGSYETPHGAFLIAFTRGYMPFTRKARPGDTPLSGRPDLTIGGVAKFAVRFSGGGYLHGIPVNTHFKGETALTETAAKIGTYKESHKCVRHFDDQVGFIVDWVNAGSKIKDGDNTIPEEPVVAIVL from the coding sequence TTGAAAAATAATTTTAAAAAGGTTTTGAAGAAAAAAATAAAGAAAAAAAACAGGTCAAAAAAAATAAAAATAGGTATTTTTGCTTTATTGAATACATTTTTTGGAATGACTTCTATCGCAAGTCAAAATATTAATTTACCTAAGGAATTTACTCAAGATGCTGCTGCAAGTGGTTATGAAAATGAAACTTTTAACTACGATTTTAACAACGATGGAACTGATGAAAAAGTTGTAGTCAGTTATAAAGACGAAAATAATTTCCTAGATGCAGTTGTTTCTATTTATACTAATCAAAATGGGAAAGATTTGTTGACTTATCAAATAACTTTTGACAAAGCAATAAATATTCTGAATTTGGACGAAATGTCTAAAATGCTTGATAAAGTCAAAGAATATTACGGTGAATATTCTAAAAATATAGCGCCAAATGAAACTAGATATATTATGATCTATGACGATAACAGAAATTCTGAAATATCATTTGACAAATTAAAATTTGACAAACATTCACCAAAAGATTTGGATAATTTTTTATTTATAAAAAGTTCTTCAAATATGCTTGATGCACCAAATGGAAATAAAATTACAACGCTTAGTTACAGTGAAAAGCCAAAACTTCTGTTTGAAATGACATCAACTGCGAATCCACAAAAATTATATTACACTGAATTTACAAAAAAAGGAAGTACAAATGTAAACCATATCAAAGAAAGTAAATCTAAAGTAAAGCCTGAAACTTTCAAAGGATTTATCGTAGATACTGGAAATAATGTGATAAAAAGAGGATTTTACTGGGATAAAGTTCTTACAAAAATAGAAAATGTCAATAAATTTATCCAAGATGCTATAGATTCAGGGGAAAATATTAACATAATCACAGAATATGCACCACTTACACATGATGTACCAAGTAAAAAAGATAAATTTGGAAATAAAAATAATCAAAGTATTGTAGCTTATACAAGTCCTGACAAAAAAGGAGAAATTATAAATATTCCAGACCAATCTTTATTTAGAATTTTAGGGGAAGAAAAAGGTATGATAAAAATACAGACACCATTTTATGGCGGACCTTACTACATTCCAAAAAATGAAAATAATTATAAAAAAGTTGAAAATATAAATGGAGCTGTCAATAAATTTATTGCTATTGATCCAAGTAGCCAAGCTGAAATGCTTTTTGAACGAGATCCACAAACAAATAAATTTAAAGTTGTCTCTTATTCATTTGTTACAACCGGAAAAGATGGCAGCGGTTCGTATGAAACACCTCATGGAGCATTTTTAATTGCTTTTACAAGAGGATATATGCCATTTACAAGAAAAGCTAGACCTGGAGACACACCGCTTTCTGGAAGACCTGATTTAACGATTGGAGGAGTCGCTAAATTTGCTGTGAGATTCAGCGGCGGCGGATATTTACACGGAATACCTGTAAATACTCATTTTAAAGGTGAAACTGCTCTAACTGAAACAGCTGCAAAAATTGGAACTTATAAGGAATCACATAAATGCGTCAGACATTTTGATGACCAAGTTGGATTTATTGTCGACTGGGTAAATGCGGGAAGTAAAATAAAAGATGGAGATAATACGATTCCTGAAGAACCTGTTGTTGCAATAGTTTTATAA
- a CDS encoding site-specific integrase — MRNPNGYGSISKLSGKRRRPYMVRITTGFDVNGKQLMKVLGYYRTRTEAMKALADFNDNPYNISLNDVTLKEVLDRFMKNRRGTITESTLKTYKVWCNYLKPLYNKKIKDLRTLELQNFIDSLGHLSTGSLKLVKTFIGMLFKDAMEMDIIAKDYSQFIKLPKHRAKIKRKVFTDEEIALLWTNVDRIDYADTILILIYTGMRINELLKLKKVNVDLGQNIITGGSKTEAGKNRIIPIHPKILPLIIKRMDNKTEYLIPNKGETNHYDYNNFRKFGFMKIMEILGMEHTIHDTRHTFATLISSVSNNESAITEIIGHTNMDMTKKYIHTNIEKIRAEIEKIN, encoded by the coding sequence ATGAGAAATCCGAATGGGTATGGCAGCATATCAAAATTAAGCGGGAAAAGAAGAAGACCTTATATGGTTAGGATTACAACTGGTTTTGATGTAAATGGCAAACAATTAATGAAAGTTTTGGGGTACTACAGGACACGAACCGAAGCTATGAAAGCTTTAGCGGATTTTAATGATAATCCTTATAATATTAGTCTAAATGATGTTACACTTAAAGAAGTTTTAGATAGATTCATGAAAAATAGAAGGGGTACGATTACAGAATCTACTCTAAAAACATATAAAGTTTGGTGTAATTATTTGAAACCTTTATACAATAAAAAAATTAAAGACTTAAGAACATTAGAACTTCAAAATTTTATAGATAGTTTAGGTCACCTGTCTACTGGAAGTTTAAAACTTGTAAAAACTTTCATAGGAATGCTTTTTAAGGATGCGATGGAGATGGACATAATAGCAAAAGACTACAGCCAGTTTATAAAATTACCAAAACACAGAGCCAAAATAAAACGAAAAGTATTTACAGATGAAGAAATAGCATTGCTGTGGACGAATGTAGATAGGATTGACTATGCTGACACGATACTGATTTTAATTTACACAGGAATGAGAATAAATGAATTATTAAAACTTAAGAAAGTAAATGTTGATTTGGGGCAGAATATAATCACTGGTGGAAGCAAGACTGAAGCTGGGAAAAATCGTATTATCCCAATACACCCTAAGATACTCCCTTTAATTATAAAAAGGATGGACAATAAAACAGAATATCTCATACCTAACAAAGGGGAAACAAATCATTATGACTACAATAATTTTAGAAAATTTGGGTTCATGAAAATAATGGAAATTCTTGGAATGGAGCACACCATACACGACACAAGACATACTTTTGCTACATTAATAAGTAGTGTATCAAATAATGAAAGCGCAATAACCGAAATAATAGGACACACTAATATGGATATGACTAAAAAATATATACATACAAATATTGAAAAAATAAGAGCGGAAATAGAAAAGATAAATTAA
- a CDS encoding ComEC/Rec2 family competence protein: MEKRDFDKIKFKKVEIQKNTKIQKNSSLEEYDLQMKILQEKEKKKIELQKRLQKEKENFLKFFNKKIGIEEIKNNFKIIILFLVSVIIFIFYLNFVTFKGNLKGEKILYVKMDGSRGSILKIDNKYLKNQASIKNTKNFEYGTYLIKFDVKRITTKNNYTTFDGKIIGWKESKLNVFRKYILNIFDNLFLTEENLYAFSKAAILGEKSEVSKDMKDKFKYTGLAHLIVISGTHISLVIIGIVKLLDIISLPYRPKYIFSLIILTFYCALIGFSPGILRAYIMGAMMILARILFEKEESKKSLLISFVVNVVLNPYSIFDISMQLSYMAVIAIIFVYPPIKKFLEKSIFSKIKNEILRNTVDLMFLSLVIQFTSIPLFLYYFQKLPLFSFLLNIIGVPIGTIVIQILFFIMLLNILKITFLNSILVLISKIIFGAFEGFIYAGSKIPLLQIGVSQKFSILFVFSFYIILFILVFKIIPFFTFDKK; encoded by the coding sequence ATGGAGAAAAGAGATTTTGATAAAATTAAATTTAAAAAAGTAGAAATTCAAAAAAATACAAAAATACAAAAAAATAGTTCGCTTGAAGAATATGATTTACAAATGAAAATATTGCAAGAAAAAGAAAAGAAAAAAATTGAATTACAAAAAAGACTTCAAAAAGAAAAAGAAAATTTTTTAAAATTTTTCAACAAAAAAATTGGAATTGAAGAGATAAAAAATAATTTTAAAATTATTATTTTATTTTTAGTTAGCGTTATAATTTTTATTTTTTATCTTAATTTTGTAACTTTTAAAGGAAATTTAAAAGGTGAAAAAATTCTTTATGTAAAAATGGACGGAAGCCGTGGAAGCATTTTGAAAATAGATAATAAATATTTAAAAAATCAGGCATCCATAAAAAATACAAAAAATTTTGAATATGGAACTTATTTGATAAAATTTGATGTAAAAAGAATTACGACAAAAAATAATTATACAACTTTTGATGGAAAAATAATTGGCTGGAAGGAATCGAAGCTAAATGTTTTTAGAAAATATATTTTAAATATTTTTGATAATTTATTTTTGACTGAAGAAAATCTTTATGCATTTTCCAAAGCAGCAATTTTGGGAGAAAAATCTGAAGTTTCAAAAGATATGAAAGATAAATTCAAATATACAGGACTTGCACATTTAATTGTAATTTCTGGGACACATATTTCTCTTGTAATTATTGGAATTGTCAAACTTTTGGATATTATTTCGCTGCCATATCGTCCAAAATATATTTTTTCTCTAATTATTTTGACATTTTATTGTGCATTGATAGGATTTTCTCCTGGAATTTTAAGAGCTTATATCATGGGTGCGATGATGATTTTAGCAAGAATTTTATTTGAGAAAGAAGAGAGTAAAAAATCACTTTTAATATCGTTTGTTGTAAATGTTGTGCTAAATCCTTATTCGATTTTTGATATTTCAATGCAGCTTTCTTATATGGCTGTAATTGCTATTATTTTTGTATATCCGCCAATAAAAAAATTTTTAGAAAAGTCAATTTTTTCTAAAATAAAAAATGAAATTTTAAGAAATACTGTTGATTTAATGTTTTTAAGTTTGGTAATTCAATTTACGAGTATTCCTTTGTTTTTATATTATTTTCAAAAATTGCCATTATTTTCTTTTTTATTAAATATAATTGGTGTACCAATTGGAACAATTGTGATTCAAATTTTATTTTTTATAATGCTTTTAAATATTTTAAAAATAACATTTTTAAATTCAATTTTAGTCTTAATTTCAAAAATTATTTTTGGTGCATTTGAAGGATTTATTTATGCTGGAAGTAAAATTCCGTTGCTTCAAATTGGAGTTTCACAAAAATTTTCGATTTTATTTGTTTTTAGTTTTTATATAATTTTGTTTATTTTAGTTTTTAAAATTATTCCGTTTTTTACATTTGATAAAAAATAG
- a CDS encoding SH3 domain-containing protein, translating to MKIKKIKLFILALALISMFSINAFSASKSTPKNEKNDWKKVILEPDLDGDGVKDKIEVEYMQSGDSVKMTFTPFVSKQDGKYTKGEKIEKTIKKEDFEKEFDNFTKSYIAEYPKKQNTKKNPQDEINKNNKNKENLDNIKKAQDSVITPDTQDKKDNKKDNKKDDKKDDKKVQIKDSNSIKGPYSYSTYYLKERPKNLTFNYAYDKNSPKDMDEFVFIKSNSNIRKEPNANAKVIKEAKYGNKFKVVGVVKGNGDGKGDWYEVFFDGQLGYISKSVAEKREFDWHDMMNKVDKTNAFIRDALAKNKKIYVLDDYVPLGGSSGGNRDKFGNRANQSEPAYANSSFKEAINIPDRTIMTIEEDNDKYTKVKIDAFDEGTYYIKPSTRKMLKDSGITKEIERFIYVDRSSQNEMVIEKSGNNWNVVTSSFVTTGKDSGSSFATPYGTFLIAYSKPVMQYTGSDNKAVVGDAKNAVRFSGGGYMHSIPSLFEPKNTREQRKKATAAKIGTYPESHKCIRHYDDQIKFIYDWLGNSTPNDKNGLRTPSKPTVMLVK from the coding sequence ATGAAAATAAAAAAAATAAAATTGTTTATTCTAGCATTGGCTTTGATTTCAATGTTTTCGATAAATGCTTTTTCAGCTTCTAAAAGTACGCCAAAAAATGAAAAAAATGATTGGAAAAAAGTAATTCTTGAACCTGACTTAGATGGAGACGGAGTTAAAGATAAAATAGAAGTTGAATATATGCAATCTGGAGACAGTGTTAAAATGACATTTACACCATTTGTATCAAAGCAAGATGGAAAATATACAAAAGGTGAAAAAATCGAAAAAACAATAAAAAAAGAAGATTTTGAAAAAGAATTTGACAATTTTACAAAAAGTTATATAGCTGAATATCCAAAAAAACAAAATACTAAAAAAAATCCACAAGATGAAATAAATAAAAATAATAAAAATAAAGAAAATTTGGATAATATTAAAAAAGCACAAGATTCTGTGATAACTCCTGACACTCAAGACAAAAAAGATAATAAAAAAGATAATAAAAAAGATGATAAAAAAGATGATAAAAAAGTTCAAATTAAAGATTCAAATTCAATAAAAGGACCTTACAGTTATTCGACTTATTATTTGAAAGAAAGACCAAAAAATCTGACTTTTAATTATGCTTATGACAAAAATTCTCCAAAAGATATGGATGAGTTTGTCTTTATCAAAAGTAATTCAAATATTAGAAAAGAGCCAAATGCAAATGCAAAAGTTATAAAAGAAGCAAAATATGGAAATAAATTTAAAGTTGTCGGAGTTGTTAAAGGTAATGGCGATGGAAAAGGCGACTGGTACGAAGTATTTTTTGACGGTCAACTTGGGTATATTTCAAAATCTGTCGCTGAAAAAAGAGAATTTGACTGGCACGATATGATGAACAAAGTCGATAAAACAAACGCTTTTATCAGAGACGCACTTGCAAAAAATAAAAAAATTTATGTCCTAGATGACTATGTTCCATTAGGTGGAAGCAGTGGCGGAAATCGTGATAAATTTGGGAATAGAGCGAATCAAAGTGAACCAGCTTACGCCAATTCAAGTTTTAAAGAGGCAATAAATATACCTGATAGAACAATTATGACAATTGAAGAAGACAATGACAAATACACAAAAGTTAAAATAGACGCTTTCGACGAAGGAACTTACTACATAAAACCTTCAACACGAAAAATGTTAAAAGATTCTGGAATAACAAAAGAAATCGAAAGATTTATCTATGTTGACAGAAGCAGCCAAAATGAAATGGTCATTGAAAAATCTGGAAACAACTGGAATGTTGTAACTTCATCATTTGTGACAACTGGAAAAGACAGCGGAAGTTCTTTTGCAACACCGTACGGAACATTCTTAATCGCTTATTCAAAACCTGTTATGCAATATACTGGTTCTGATAACAAAGCTGTGGTAGGAGATGCTAAAAATGCTGTAAGATTTAGCGGTGGCGGATATATGCACAGTATCCCTTCACTATTTGAGCCAAAAAATACAAGGGAACAAAGAAAAAAAGCTACAGCTGCAAAAATTGGAACTTATCCAGAATCACATAAATGTATAAGACATTACGACGACCAAATCAAATTTATTTACGATTGGTTAGGAAATTCGACTCCTAATGATAAAAATGGACTTAGAACTCCAAGTAAACCAACTGTGATGTTAGTTAAATAA
- a CDS encoding YHYH domain-containing protein yields MKKSIILLLAVFTVTSSLTFAHRGRTDSKGCHTNRKTGEYYCHRKKK; encoded by the coding sequence ATGAAAAAATCAATTATTTTATTATTAGCTGTATTCACTGTAACATCAAGCCTAACTTTTGCTCACCGAGGAAGAACAGACAGCAAGGGTTGTCACACAAACAGAAAAACTGGGGAATATTATTGCCACAGAAAAAAGAAATAG
- a CDS encoding GIY-YIG nuclease family protein, translated as MFKIVMTRRLDPQERVNELESASVPFKIDVYSFIFSENAIELEKTLHKRLNDKRVNKVNLRKEFFYSTVDELEELVNELDPTAVFNKTMLAKEYKQTTSVSSDEYVIEYEDDLYD; from the coding sequence ATGTTCAAAATCGTCATGACAAGAAGGTTAGATCCACAGGAAAGAGTAAACGAACTAGAAAGTGCTTCAGTTCCTTTCAAAATTGATGTTTACAGCTTTATATTCTCTGAAAATGCAATAGAATTAGAAAAAACATTACACAAACGATTGAATGACAAAAGAGTAAATAAAGTGAATTTAAGAAAGGAATTTTTTTACAGTACAGTAGATGAATTAGAAGAATTAGTAAACGAATTAGATCCAACAGCAGTCTTCAACAAAACTATGCTTGCTAAAGAATATAAGCAAACAACATCGGTTAGTTCTGATGAATACGTAATTGAGTATGAAGATGATTTGTATGATTAA